A region from the Muribaculum gordoncarteri genome encodes:
- a CDS encoding ABC transporter permease, with amino-acid sequence MFNQVLKQLWNARRSNAWIWAVLLVVSVLLWFALDIIYNYEAAARKPLGYDVDGLYNIELRYNWTTNADSTLDEDNRTIYNLIKDYPLVDKICYYRGDEPFSDNRMYEGFTPHSDSTFTVSTFIRLVSPEFFDVYNVKPIYGSIDSEHWSQGEYPVPVVMTRELADSVFGDASRAVGKTCYNPYYLMANISTNYKVVAVVADQKPFGYSRYEKMIYMPNQPEALPYSNIVVSVKPENRATFAEKFYADMRQPLERGVFYLLGAEPLSARKEAYDLSHGTVNYLNTTYIFIAFFMFMVFLIVLGSFMMRTRRRRCEIGVRMAMGSSRRMVMLQLMGEGLLLLALALLPALVVALNIINADITVNTLTDMSALLFIVTFGTAALLLALVIVAAIYPSARKAMNLDPAETLHDE; translated from the coding sequence ATGTTCAATCAAGTATTAAAGCAGTTGTGGAACGCGCGTCGTTCAAATGCCTGGATATGGGCGGTGCTGCTCGTGGTGAGCGTGCTGCTGTGGTTTGCGCTCGACATTATATATAATTATGAGGCCGCAGCCCGCAAGCCGCTCGGATATGATGTCGACGGCCTGTACAACATCGAGCTGCGTTACAACTGGACCACCAATGCCGACTCAACCCTGGATGAGGACAACCGGACCATATACAATCTCATAAAGGACTATCCGCTTGTCGACAAGATATGCTATTACAGGGGCGACGAGCCGTTCAGCGACAACCGCATGTATGAGGGATTCACGCCTCACAGCGATTCAACGTTCACGGTGTCAACCTTTATTAGGCTTGTCAGTCCGGAGTTCTTCGATGTCTACAACGTAAAGCCGATCTACGGCTCAATCGACAGCGAGCATTGGTCGCAGGGTGAGTATCCCGTGCCGGTGGTCATGACACGCGAGTTGGCCGACTCGGTGTTTGGCGATGCATCCCGGGCGGTAGGCAAGACCTGCTACAACCCCTACTATCTGATGGCCAACATTTCGACCAACTACAAGGTGGTGGCGGTGGTAGCCGATCAGAAGCCTTTCGGCTACAGCCGTTACGAGAAGATGATCTACATGCCCAATCAGCCTGAGGCGTTGCCCTACAGCAACATCGTCGTGAGTGTCAAGCCCGAGAATCGCGCCACGTTTGCCGAGAAGTTCTATGCCGACATGCGTCAGCCTCTTGAACGCGGTGTATTCTACCTGCTCGGAGCCGAGCCGTTGTCGGCCAGGAAGGAAGCCTACGACCTGTCGCACGGAACGGTCAACTACCTCAACACTACCTACATTTTCATCGCGTTTTTCATGTTCATGGTATTCCTTATCGTGCTCGGCTCGTTTATGATGCGCACGCGTCGCCGCCGCTGCGAGATAGGTGTACGCATGGCCATGGGCAGCTCACGCCGAATGGTGATGCTGCAGCTGATGGGCGAGGGGCTACTGCTGCTTGCACTGGCATTGCTGCCGGCGCTTGTCGTGGCACTTAACATTATCAACGCCGACATCACGGTGAACACGTTGACCGACATGTCGGCACTGCTGTTCATCGTAACCTTTGGCACTGCGGCGCTGCTGCTTGCGCTGGTGATTGTGGCTGCGATATATCCGTCGGCCCGTAAGGCCATGAATCTTGACCCGGCTGAAACACTGCATGATGAATGA
- a CDS encoding ABC transporter permease — protein MKQFFRQTFNLLAENKLHSSIVIVGTAVTMAFVMMVVMTFDFRAADLAPESHRSRTVYMSPGHINMVDGTNHSSGMGKIPFDALFTACPGVELATWSGYLAESSVSMPGGADKHRFFVNDVAANWFDMFDYNFIAGKPFIEAEYDGHPREAVVSRTVARKLTGGDPASIVGREILVNFRPVKVTGVYEDVSQVFQTAYSDVLLPFTGEKNVAMGGLAGRRRGVLLLAPGADVDDVAREVARREEMLNSRGSDFVFHLERLYNHVDYTFFRDAMINPRLVYGLLIAVLLIVPALGLSGLINAQMQSRLGEIAIRKAYGATNRGIMGRLFAENLVATFIGAVIGYILSCLLVWACRRWIFAEMTDRMSGTMGDIGLDGSLFVHPVIALYALAACLVFTTVATVVPAWMSTHRSIAITLKGGE, from the coding sequence ATGAAACAATTCTTTAGGCAGACATTCAATCTGCTTGCCGAAAACAAGCTGCACTCGTCGATCGTGATTGTAGGCACGGCCGTTACAATGGCGTTTGTGATGATGGTGGTGATGACATTTGATTTCCGTGCGGCTGACCTCGCTCCCGAGAGCCACCGCAGCCGCACGGTCTACATGTCACCGGGCCACATCAACATGGTCGACGGCACCAATCACTCCTCGGGCATGGGCAAGATTCCGTTTGACGCGCTGTTTACGGCCTGTCCCGGAGTCGAGCTGGCCACGTGGAGCGGCTATCTGGCCGAGTCGTCGGTGTCGATGCCCGGCGGTGCCGACAAGCATCGTTTCTTTGTCAACGATGTGGCCGCCAACTGGTTTGACATGTTTGACTACAACTTTATTGCCGGCAAGCCGTTTATCGAAGCCGAGTATGACGGTCATCCGCGTGAGGCTGTGGTGAGCCGCACTGTTGCACGCAAGCTTACGGGCGGTGACCCTGCCTCGATCGTCGGGCGTGAAATTCTGGTGAATTTCCGCCCGGTCAAGGTGACGGGCGTGTATGAGGATGTGAGTCAGGTGTTTCAGACTGCCTACAGCGATGTGCTGCTGCCGTTTACCGGTGAGAAGAACGTAGCAATGGGCGGCTTGGCGGGTCGCCGCCGGGGTGTGCTGCTGCTCGCTCCCGGAGCCGATGTCGACGATGTGGCCCGTGAGGTGGCGAGGCGTGAGGAGATGCTCAACTCCCGTGGAAGTGATTTTGTGTTCCATCTGGAGCGGTTGTACAACCATGTCGACTACACCTTCTTCCGCGATGCGATGATAAATCCGCGTCTTGTCTACGGACTTCTCATAGCCGTGCTGCTGATAGTGCCCGCGCTCGGACTGTCGGGGCTGATCAACGCGCAGATGCAGTCGCGCCTCGGCGAGATTGCAATCCGCAAGGCCTACGGAGCCACCAATCGTGGCATAATGGGCCGATTGTTTGCCGAGAATCTTGTAGCTACATTCATCGGAGCGGTCATCGGTTACATCCTGTCGTGCCTGCTCGTGTGGGCATGCCGCCGGTGGATATTTGCCGAGATGACCGACCGCATGTCGGGAACGATGGGCGACATAGGCCTTGACGGCAGCCTGTTTGTGCATCCTGTCATAGCCCTTTACGCCCTTGCGGCCTGCCTTGTGTTTACCACGGTTGCCACGGTGGTTCCCGCATGGATGTCGACTCACCGCAGTATTGCAATAACCTTGAAAGGAGGAGAGTGA